Proteins encoded by one window of Hypomesus transpacificus isolate Combined female unplaced genomic scaffold, fHypTra1 scaffold_107, whole genome shotgun sequence:
- the pdzk1ip1 gene encoding PDZK1-interacting protein 1 — protein sequence MGRVNSVWFLMLTLGVVTAQTAEGRALPQWLTGFIAVACFLFLVFVTFLVNKAWCDHSKELRVEPVMVEDHATTNGATYDTSLNVLRSADHESESVYDNLAFDHSEDKVTVM from the exons ATGGGGAGAGTGAACTCTGTTTGGTTTCTCATGCTGACCCTTGGTGTGGTGACTGCCCAGACAG CTGAGGGGCGGGCACTGCCACAGTGGCTGACGGGCTTCATCGCCGTGGCTTGCTTCCTCTTCCTCGTTTTCGTGACGTTCCTCGTCAACAAGGCCTGGTGTGACCACAG CAAAGAGTTGAGAGTGGAGCCGGTGATGGTAGAAGACCACGCAACTACGAACGGAGCGACCTATGACACCTCTCTCAACGTGCTCAG GAGTGCTGATCACGAGAGCGAGAGCGTCTATGACAACTTGGCTTTCGATCACAGTGAAGACAAAGTCACTGTCATGTGA
- the tal1 gene encoding T-cell acute lymphocytic leukemia protein 1 homolog, translated as MMDKLKPEKRPRTPSDEKELSRHDSPTSTMGRVSAEGLAGETQENTTAASVESAASERKGEYVPGEHCNGTVIINGVTKETAYHASDLKKEVPVIELARRGGSADIKAREQTADSIHKVQTTELCRPPIPLPLPPRDPLSDTRMVQLSPPAFPLPARAMLYSNLAQPLATMNSGYGGEPEQYGMYPSNRMKRRPAPYEVEINDGSQPKIVRRIFTNSRERWRQQNVNGAFAELRKLIPTHPPDKKLSKNEILRLAMKYINFLAKLLSDQDDVLGGVDGQAGPRVLEGRDEMLQGMLSPNSSCGSLLDGDASPDSFTEDQDSSVETHLPAARGLHNPSRIHLEGGNQR; from the exons ATGATGGACAAACTGAAACCAGAGAAGAGGCCGCGCACTCCGTCGGACGAGAAGGAGTTATCACGGCACGACAGCCCAACTTCCACAATGGGTCGTGTCAGCGCTGAGGGGCTGGCGGGTGAGACACAGGAAAACACGACGGCAGCTTCGGTGGAATCTGCTGCGAGTGAGCGGAAAGGGGAATATGTCCCCGGGGAGCACTGCAACGGGACTGTCATCATTAATGGCGTTACCAAGGAAACGGCTTACCACGCCAGCGACCTAAAAAAGGAAGTGCCGGTTATCGAATtggccaggagaggagggagtgcaGATATAAAAGCCAGGGAGCAGACGGCAGACAGCATCCACAAGGTGCAGACCACCGAGCTGTGCAGACCACCGATACCTCTGCCTCTACCGCCCCGGGACCCTCTGAGCGACACTCGAATGGTGCAGTTGAGTCCACCCGCGTTCCCTCTCCCTGCACGAGCGATGCTGTACAGTAATCTTGCGCAACCGCTCGCCACCATGAACAG TGGCTACGGTGGCGAACCGGAACAGTACGGCATGTACCCCAGCAACAGGATGAAACGTCGACCTGCTCCATATGAGGTTGAAATCAACGACG GCTCGCAGCCCAAAATCGTGCGTCGGATCTTCACCAACAGCCGCGAGCGCTGGCGACAGCAGAACGTGAACGGGGCATTCGCCGAGCTCCGCAAGCTcatccccacccaccctccgGACAAGAAGCTCAGCAAGAACGAGATCCTCCGATTGGCCATGAAGTACATCAACTTCCTGGCCAAGCTGCTGAGCGACCAGGATGATGTGCTGGGGGGCGTGGACGGCCAGGCGGGGCCCCGGGTCCTCGAGGGCCGGGACGAGATGCTCCAGGGCATGCTGTCCCCCAACTCCAGCTGTGGGAGCCTGCTGGATGGGGACGCCAGTCCGGATAGTTTCACCGAGGACCAGGACTCGTCTGTGGAGACTCACCTGCCCGCCGCAAGAGGCCTCCACAATCCCTCCAGAATACACCTGGAAGGAGGCAACCAGAGATGA
- the atpaf1 gene encoding ATP synthase mitochondrial F1 complex assembly factor 1, protein MCDKGSGNMAAALVQMSCLYRGMLAVRATGIRPFIPGLVPSQFRAFSVKREPDLEDNPYYNKYQEKINKLRRAKPQEFKTRLQKRDEVRKEPLGHSKQAEFIKLMEDELEKRDKQPAGSGFTKDKSLGSIINLELIKDNSGDEIGEIWMRYHATKDTISAVIPDEIFELMFNRAKTCPTFLYALPQKEGYEFFLGQWSGYQFHFTSLINVQTMGENAPSQLILYHYPDLQKDKGIVLMTAEMDPKFITVHQAQCLANQLQLFYATKRQETFQLVESFNHKPADFRHMSVIAELELSGIGPTVVVGNS, encoded by the exons ATGTGCGACAAAGGCAGTGGAAACATGGCGGCGGCCTTAGTACAAATGTCATGTTTGTATCGTGGGATGTTAGCCGTCAGGGCGACGGGAATCAGACCGTTCATTCCAGGGCTGGTGCCCTCGCAGTTTAGAGCCTTTTCAGTGAAGAGAGAACCAGACCTGGAGGATAACCCGTATTACAATAAATATCAGGAAAAGATCAACAAACTGCGCCG TGCCAAACCCCAGGAGTTCAAAACTCGGCTACAAAAAAGAGATGAAGTCAGGAAAGAGCCACTTGGACACTCCAAACAAGCAGAGTTCATAAAACTCATGGAGGACGAG CTGGAAAAACGTGACAAGCAACCAGCTGGCTCTGGATTCACCAAAGACAAG AGCCTTGGTTCCATCATAAATCTAGAGCTGATCAAGGATAACTCAGGCGATGAGATTGGTGAG ATCTGGATGCGATATCATGCCACAAAGGACACGATTAGTGCTGTCATACCA gATGAGATTTTTGAGTTGATGTTCAACAGAGCCAAGACATGCCCGACG TTCCTGTATGCGTTGCCCCAGAAGGAGGGTTATGAGTTTTTCCTGGGACAGTGGTCTGGATATCAGTTCCATTTCACATCATTGATCAATGTCCAG accatGGGTGAGAACGCTCCCAGTCAACTGATTCTCTACCACTACCCAGATCTGCAGAAAGACAAGGGCATAGTGCTCATGACGGCAGAGATGGACCCCAAGTTCATC ACCGTACACCAGGCCCAGTGTCTGGCCAATCAACTCCAACTGTTCTACGCAACCAAGCGGCAGGAGACCTTCCAATTGGTTGAGAGCTTCAACCACAAACCAGCCGATTTCAGGCACATGTCTGTGATAGCTGAGCTGGAGCTGAGTGGCATCGGTCCTACGGTCGTCGTGGGTAACTCCTAG
- the rab3b gene encoding ras-related protein Rab-3B — MAKADQRFGQRDGSDQNFDYMFKLLIIGNSSVGKTSFLFRYADDSFSNSFVSTVGIDFKVKTVYRNEKRVKLQIWDTAGQERYRTITTAYYRGAMGFILMYDITNEESFNAVQDWATQIKTYSWDNAQVIMVGNKCDMDEERVVPPEKGKHLSEQLGFEYYEASAKENINVRQVFERLVDIICVKMSERVDVEPPMAPGTKTTRLTDKPPQLPQKCC, encoded by the exons ATGGCGAAAGCAGACCAGCGCTTCGGCCAGAGAGACGGCTCAGACCAGAACTTTGACTACATGTTCAAGCTCCTCATCATTGGCAACAGCAGTGTCGGTAAGACCAGCTTCCTGTTCCGCTACGCCGACGACTCCTTCAGCAACTCATTTGTGAGCACGGTGGGGATCGATTTTAAAGTCAAAACGGTCTACAGGAATGAGAAGAGGGTGAAGCTGCAGATATGG GATACTGCAGGGCAGGAGAGGTACAGGACTATCACCACTGCTTACTACCGTGGAGCCATGGGCTTCATCCTCATGTATGACATCACCAACGAGGAGTCCTTCAACGCTGTGCAGGACTG ggcCACTCAGATCAAAACCTACTCCTGGGATAATGCTCAGGTGATCATGGTGGGCAACAAGTGTGAcatggatgaggagagggtggTGCCCCCTGAGAAGGGCAAACATCTGTCCGAGCAATTAG GGTTTGAGTACTACGAAGCCAGCGCCAAGGAGAACATCAACGTGCGGCAGGTCTTCGAGCGCCTGGTCGACATCATCTGTGTGAAGATGTCAGAGCGTGTAGACGTGGAACCACCCATGGCGCCAGGCACCAAGACGACCAGACTGACCGACAAGCCTCCCCAGCTGCCTCAGAAGTGCTGCTGA